From the Musa acuminata AAA Group cultivar baxijiao chromosome BXJ3-1, Cavendish_Baxijiao_AAA, whole genome shotgun sequence genome, the window CAAGAGACCAACAACATTGGTTCTTGGTTTGCGAGAACCGCCTACGGGAGTACTCCGGTCATGTCCTTCGTTCCCGACGACGAGCTCAGATCTCAAGCGTGAGAGCAGGAGCgacagaagaagaagcagaagaagaagagcgatGAGCAGGTCGCGAAGCTACAGGAACGTGACGGAGCTGGAGAACTACGAAGTGAAGGGTTTCATGGACCTGGGTTTTGTGTTCCGGAAGGAGGAGTTGAGCATGGAGATCATGAACATAATCCCAGGGCTGCAGCGGCTGGGAAAGGAAGGGAGAGATGACGAGGCAagcagagaggaagaggaggaggacgaaggcGTGGAGAGGCCATATCTTTCTGAGGCCTGGATGAGACATGATCTCTCAGTCGTCAGCCCATCGCTGCAGCCGAGATCTCCGTATGGAGCTGACATGAAGAGGCAACTCCGTTTCTGGGCCAGAGAGGTGGCTTCTGTCATCCACCACAGATATGTCGAGAACTTGTAAGTCGTACGAATACACATAATTATACGATCTCAAAGTAATTAATCTCACTTCTATGAATCAAATGGGTATTATGTTTTCTGTTGGATAGGATTAGAAGAAAGTGTGTTGTCATAACCCTTCATCTCTATCGACAGTTCTCAGGAGAACCCTTATTTTGTGTGCGTACATGTATGCGTGTAATGTATGATATGATAGTTGACGATGTAAAATCTGTGTGAATGAATTCTCCTCAATAAATCACAAGTTTgtgaatgatttttttattaatcccTCGTATTAGTAAATATATTACttagtatttttcttctttttttttaattctgtaaTCCCAGTAATCCATCACGTGAGAGATTGATGGAGAGTATATATATGATTCATATAATatttacaaattatatatatatatatatatatatatatatatatatatatatatatatatatattgctaatATTCATATAGAAAACTCAAGTTCACTATAGTTTATATCAGTTGGTTCGAACTAAAAAGATATGTAAAAATACGTATCTTAATTTTTCTATAAACATGATGAGTTTCTAAATGATGTCACCgtcatttaaaatataaatagcaAAGACTAACTATAATGATTCATAGGAAAGTTCTTTTGATTTTGTAAATATTCTAATAGACTATGATTCTCTAATTATCTAATCAATATAAGTTTATTATGGTACCATAAAGTGTATATTcctattttttaacttaaatgtAAGGTTAATTATTGttgaaaaaattattatagtaaaataatttttttcctctTGTGTTAAAATagatttctcatcaaaatactaacttgttaCTAAAAGTAAATATTAACCAGAGCAACATAAATAACAGAAAAATGAATCAATAACAAAATGAGACATCAAATTTTTATGTAAAAAATGTGAAAAAAATTACGGGATCGTAATCTACTTCAAACTTCTACTATTACTAATAATGATAACgagtttataataaattttcttcaaaataactagaggatcataataacatcaagaacatatatcATGGCTCAACAATAACATTTCATGAAAGTAAAATTTTAAGTCTTATTAAGTGGGTATAGCATAAAAGTATTTTAAAGAGGATAAACTACAGATCGGAATCGTTAAGATTGTAGAGCTTATTGCAaggatttttataaaaaatttaagtCAAAACCGATGAAGTTTAACCGCTTGATCATCTAGTAAGAGTCTCAAAACATtaactttctctctcctcttctctatCTATTATTTTTCCTATACCGCTATAGTTTCCACCATTCACACACCTCTTTCACCCGTCCAAGCTCacctatgggctggacccaataattctccccctcaAACTTATATAGTGGGTTGTACTAAGCCTGCTCTTCacttacatgcttcaagcttctccttaggtaaaGACTTTATTAATATGTTTAattcattctcattagtatgcatcTTTTCAagtataattctttcatctcaaacaCATCATGAATCTAGTAATATCTTACATTAATATGCATCTTTTCCAagtataattctttcatctcaaacaCATCATGAATCTAGTGATATCTTACattaatatgcttggatctagaatgatatgttgaattctcgAAGAGATGAATGATACTCTTATTGTtatagtaaatagtatatccttcccgTTTCAAGCCTAATTtcagtagaaactttttcatccataaagctttctTACAGACTTCAATAATTACTATGTATTCTACTTCTAGATAAAACAACACAATTCTGTAAATTAGACTGCTAAGAGACTGCTCCCCCTTACAaaccatcaagaatcccgaagtggacttcttggaattagTATCGCATGCCATATCTGCATTTGTGTACCTCTCTAGCACAGGTTCACCACTTCTGAAATATAAACACTACTTGAAAGTatcttttagatatcttaatatccattttactACTGCCCAATATTCCTTACCaatattagagagaaatcgactaacaattctaactgcatgagctatatctggcctagtagaaACTATAACATATATCAAACTATCTACTGCAAatgagtaaaatattttttctttttctttttcacttgtagggcattgtttcgaactaagcttgaaataaccTATAAGTGGAGAACAAATTGCTTTGGCTTCACTCATGttaaatctttcaagaacctttttaaTATATATCTCTTGAGATATTCAAATCTTTCCAttcttcctatcatgaagaatcttTATGTTAAGTATTTGTTTTGCCAATTCTAAGTCTTTTATAGTAaaagacttagctcatttttaaaCTTCTCAATTTTactagcatcatggccaacaatcaacatatcatcaatctatagtaggagaataagaaaatcatcatttgaaaacttccttgtaaacacacaatgatcaaatgTAGTTCTTTTGTTCCCTTGACTCATGATAAAGAAATCAAACTTTTTATACCACTATCTCGGtacttgtttgagtccatataagcttttcctaagcttgtacactatattttcttttatcttgactttaaaaccttctagttgctctatataaattttttcttttaagtcatcatgaaaaaatatagtttttacatcaagttactCAACTTCTTGGGTAGCCAACCAAGAATAACTTGAATAAAGAATATTTTCACTataagagaaaatatttcttcaaagtcaatacctttcttctaactAAATCCTTTCATAACTAGTCATACTTTGTATCTTTATTGTGCCTATTATTTTCGGTCTTCATTTTATAAACCTATTTATTCTTGAGAATTTTTTccttttaggcaactttaccaagtcatctgTGTGGTTCTTAAGAAAGGATCTCATCTATTCTTGCATggttttaacccactcattcttcatTCTtgtgctcatgtagaatagctttttggtaagtttctggctctcccccattaGTAAACATAATATACTCATGTGCAGGATATATTGTAGATGATTATCTCTCAAtagaatctcaactagtggtggaggtgcaTGGTTTTTAAGTAAGGATCTCATCTATTCTTGCATGATTTTAATCCACTCATTCTTCATTCTTGTGCTTATGTAGAATAACTTTTTGGTAAGTTTC encodes:
- the LOC135628118 gene encoding uncharacterized protein LOC135628118 encodes the protein MKAKQQVLMAANASLGFQDAMDRIWFHRNILFLAPTGLDLPAMKKMTTSSETQNSEPVPRCNSQKPKYKNKRPTTLVLGLREPPTGVLRSCPSFPTTSSDLKRESRSDRRRSRRRRAMSRSRSYRNVTELENYEVKGFMDLGFVFRKEELSMEIMNIIPGLQRLGKEGRDDEASREEEEEDEGVERPYLSEAWMRHDLSVVSPSLQPRSPYGADMKRQLRFWAREVASVIHHRYVENL